Proteins from a single region of Pseudarthrobacter sp. NIBRBAC000502772:
- a CDS encoding GNAT family N-acetyltransferase, with product MAIEVRPGTLFEDVKTLVGPKRPDANVCWCLSYRIPSKQNLALRGTARGDLVKELVAQDPPPGVLAYDGGEVVGWAAVHPRADTSFARNRRIPHVDDLDVWSVWCIRVRPGYRGKGISHHLLKGAVELARGYGAPAIEGYPVDNGGSKVDLTMAYVGTRRLFEKAGFVKAADTDSVLNGFPRVLMRLDLR from the coding sequence ATGGCGATCGAAGTCCGTCCGGGAACGCTGTTCGAAGACGTCAAAACGCTGGTCGGACCCAAGCGGCCCGATGCCAACGTCTGCTGGTGCCTGAGCTACCGCATCCCGTCCAAGCAGAACCTTGCGCTGCGCGGAACGGCCCGCGGCGACCTGGTGAAGGAGCTGGTGGCGCAGGATCCGCCGCCAGGGGTTCTGGCGTACGACGGCGGCGAAGTAGTCGGGTGGGCAGCTGTCCATCCGCGCGCCGACACCAGCTTTGCCCGCAACCGCAGGATCCCGCACGTGGACGACCTCGATGTTTGGTCTGTGTGGTGCATCCGGGTCCGGCCCGGTTACCGCGGCAAGGGGATCTCCCATCACCTGCTCAAAGGTGCCGTGGAGCTGGCCCGCGGATACGGCGCGCCCGCCATTGAGGGGTACCCGGTGGACAACGGCGGCAGCAAAGTGGACCTCACCATGGCGTACGTGGGCACGCGCAGACTCTTCGAGAAGGCCGGGTTCGTCAAGGCCGCTGATACGGATTCGGTGCTCAACGGGTTCCCGCGCGTCCTGATGCGCCTGGACCTGCGCTGA
- a CDS encoding PP2C family protein-serine/threonine phosphatase, producing the protein MPSMPEPRRAVVIEDDPDIRGLLVRILTKQGFEVTHAEAGLPGVEEVRRAKPDLITLDVNLPDVDGLEVCKLLREFSDAFIVMLTARADELDKLTGLDNGADDYISKPFSPRELQSRINALFRRRQPSSADTAVASELERATEVQQSLLPQEDVRVEGYDVAGVFRPSRSVGGDFYDWYRTPEGLHLTFADAMGKGMGAALIAATVRAVMRSTGQRQDLDAAFASASTTIAADLDSSNSFVTLFHARLDAASGVVSYVDAGHGLALHVTAEGSAHRLPSGGPPVGAWAGSAWPQSAVSLAPGDSLVVASDGVLDVFDSVEQFTEAVLAAAHGQVSAQSASDAIMALAPAETAEDDVTVVVVRRLPEPALA; encoded by the coding sequence ATGCCTTCCATGCCCGAACCGCGCCGTGCCGTTGTGATTGAGGACGATCCGGACATCCGAGGCCTCCTTGTCCGGATCCTGACCAAGCAGGGTTTCGAGGTCACCCACGCTGAAGCCGGCCTGCCCGGCGTGGAGGAGGTCCGCCGCGCCAAGCCGGATCTCATCACACTGGACGTGAACCTCCCGGACGTGGACGGGCTGGAAGTCTGCAAACTCCTCCGTGAATTCTCTGATGCCTTCATCGTGATGCTCACCGCCCGTGCGGACGAACTGGACAAGCTCACTGGCTTGGACAACGGCGCCGATGACTACATCAGCAAGCCATTCAGCCCGCGCGAACTCCAATCCAGGATCAACGCCCTGTTCCGCCGCCGGCAGCCGTCCTCCGCGGACACAGCCGTGGCGAGCGAGCTGGAGCGCGCCACCGAGGTCCAGCAGAGCCTGCTGCCCCAGGAGGACGTCCGGGTGGAAGGGTACGACGTCGCCGGCGTCTTCCGCCCCTCCCGCAGCGTCGGCGGTGACTTCTACGATTGGTACCGCACGCCGGAGGGCCTGCACCTGACGTTCGCCGATGCCATGGGCAAGGGCATGGGCGCCGCCCTCATCGCGGCCACCGTCCGGGCCGTCATGCGGTCCACGGGACAGCGCCAGGACCTGGACGCCGCCTTCGCCTCCGCCAGCACCACCATCGCGGCGGACCTGGATTCCTCCAACTCATTTGTCACCCTCTTCCACGCCCGCCTGGACGCCGCTTCCGGCGTCGTCAGCTATGTCGACGCCGGCCACGGACTGGCGCTGCATGTCACCGCAGAGGGGTCGGCGCACCGTCTTCCCAGCGGCGGTCCGCCCGTGGGCGCCTGGGCCGGATCCGCCTGGCCGCAGTCCGCCGTCAGCCTGGCCCCTGGAGACTCCCTGGTTGTGGCCAGCGACGGCGTGCTGGACGTTTTTGACTCGGTGGAGCAGTTCACCGAGGCGGTGCTCGCCGCAGCCCATGGCCAGGTTTCTGCGCAGTCCGCCAGCGACGCCATCATGGCACTGGCCCCTGCCGAAACCGCCGAGGATGACGTCACCGTAGTGGTGGTCCGCCGCCTGCCTGAGCCAGCCCTGGCATGA
- a CDS encoding glycosyltransferase family 2 protein, with translation MTRFWTRLVVVLTVIFGLNYVGWRWASSLNWDAWWIAVPLVLAETYSLIDVMLFGMTVWQLKIRKGAPAPPHDATVDVFITTYNEDLDMVMTTALAAQKIRHPHSTWILDDGARPELKALAEEHGLGYVTRSEDWTTNVPRHAKAGNLNNALMVTHGEFLLILDADQIPEPDILDKTLGYFNNRRVALVQTPQYFSNVPAHDPLGSQAPLFYGPIQQGKDGWNAAFFCGSNAILRREALMQLGLVGYVKETEKSIRRALTASRSAIRQARKSADMDTPLVAEVLDAVEAATREAQEQLAAGQPLSEITYRVRRRVDAAVQTLVQADMSALQADLEAIAAMELAHVGDAGVPVVADDAVRRMSARDWSPLGALESVQAVLDALSVERNDEAQPVMPLATISVTEDMATAMRMHAMGWESVYHHEILAYGLAPEDLKTMLTQRLRWAQGTIQVLLRENPLVQKGLKIGQRLMYFATMWTYLSGYAAIIYFAAPIIYLLLGVLPVASLSWDFFIRFIPFMVANQLLFVVAGRGIPTWRGQQYSLALFPTWIKACSTAARNVWFGRPLGFAVTPKSRQSGGPSWSLIRPQIVVTVLLAVAAVVGVIRLATGLAEPLGTLVNVAWVIFDLVVMSVLVRAVLYKGYVPAGDVEAGERKADGV, from the coding sequence ATGACGCGCTTCTGGACCCGCCTGGTTGTGGTCCTGACGGTCATCTTCGGCCTGAACTATGTGGGCTGGCGCTGGGCGTCGTCGCTGAACTGGGATGCCTGGTGGATCGCCGTGCCCCTGGTGTTGGCTGAGACCTACAGCCTGATCGACGTGATGCTGTTCGGGATGACCGTGTGGCAGCTCAAGATCCGCAAGGGAGCCCCCGCGCCGCCCCACGATGCCACCGTGGACGTCTTCATCACCACATACAACGAAGACCTGGACATGGTCATGACCACCGCCCTGGCGGCCCAGAAGATCCGGCACCCGCACAGCACCTGGATTCTCGACGACGGCGCCCGCCCCGAGCTGAAGGCCCTCGCCGAAGAGCACGGGCTGGGTTACGTGACGCGGAGCGAGGACTGGACCACCAACGTGCCGCGCCACGCCAAGGCCGGCAACCTGAACAACGCCCTGATGGTGACGCACGGCGAATTCCTGCTGATCCTGGACGCGGACCAGATCCCCGAACCGGACATCCTGGACAAGACCCTCGGCTATTTCAACAACCGCCGCGTGGCCCTGGTCCAGACCCCGCAGTACTTCAGCAACGTGCCCGCCCACGATCCCCTGGGCAGCCAGGCACCCCTGTTCTACGGGCCCATCCAGCAGGGCAAGGACGGCTGGAACGCCGCGTTCTTCTGTGGCTCCAACGCCATCCTGCGCCGCGAAGCACTGATGCAGCTGGGCCTGGTGGGCTACGTCAAGGAGACCGAAAAGAGCATCCGCCGGGCCCTCACGGCTTCCCGGTCCGCCATCCGCCAGGCGCGGAAATCCGCTGACATGGACACCCCGCTTGTCGCTGAAGTGCTGGACGCGGTGGAGGCCGCCACCCGCGAAGCCCAGGAGCAGCTGGCGGCCGGACAGCCGTTGAGCGAGATCACGTACCGGGTCCGCCGCCGCGTGGACGCGGCCGTGCAGACCCTGGTCCAGGCTGACATGTCCGCGCTGCAGGCCGACCTTGAGGCGATCGCCGCCATGGAACTCGCCCATGTGGGTGATGCCGGTGTCCCGGTGGTGGCCGACGACGCCGTCCGGCGCATGTCGGCCCGTGACTGGTCGCCGCTCGGCGCGCTGGAATCCGTGCAGGCCGTCCTGGATGCCCTGAGCGTTGAGCGCAACGACGAAGCCCAGCCGGTCATGCCGCTGGCCACCATCTCCGTCACCGAGGACATGGCCACGGCAATGCGCATGCACGCCATGGGCTGGGAAAGCGTCTACCACCACGAGATCCTGGCCTATGGGCTGGCGCCCGAGGACCTCAAGACCATGCTCACCCAGCGCCTCCGGTGGGCGCAGGGGACCATCCAGGTGCTGCTCCGCGAGAACCCGCTGGTCCAGAAGGGCCTGAAGATCGGCCAGCGGCTCATGTACTTCGCCACCATGTGGACCTACCTCAGCGGCTACGCGGCGATCATCTACTTCGCCGCCCCCATCATCTACCTGCTGCTGGGCGTCCTGCCCGTGGCCAGCCTCAGCTGGGACTTCTTCATCCGGTTCATCCCGTTCATGGTTGCAAACCAGCTGCTGTTCGTCGTCGCCGGCCGCGGAATTCCCACCTGGCGCGGCCAGCAGTACAGCCTCGCGCTGTTCCCCACCTGGATCAAGGCCTGTTCGACGGCGGCCCGGAACGTCTGGTTCGGCCGTCCCCTCGGGTTCGCGGTCACCCCGAAGTCCCGCCAGAGCGGCGGCCCCAGTTGGAGCCTCATCCGCCCCCAGATCGTGGTGACCGTGCTGCTGGCGGTGGCCGCCGTCGTCGGGGTTATCAGACTGGCCACGGGACTGGCCGAGCCGCTTGGCACGCTGGTGAACGTTGCCTGGGTTATTTTTGACCTTGTGGTCATGAGCGTCCTGGTCCGGGCGGTTTTGTACAAGGGGTACGTACCCGCTGGGGACGTCGAGGCTGGAGAGAGGAAAGCCGATGGAGTTTAG
- a CDS encoding STAS domain-containing protein, translating into MEFSYEVKDSYAEVKADGRLNMVSAPKLREFVTDVIAGGSSRIVVNLENTAFMDSSGLGALIGCLKAARQAGGDLRIAAVQPQVKMVLELTSMDRVLTAYASADEAFSND; encoded by the coding sequence ATGGAGTTTAGTTATGAGGTCAAGGATTCGTATGCGGAGGTCAAGGCGGACGGGCGGCTGAACATGGTGTCGGCGCCCAAGCTGCGCGAATTCGTCACCGACGTGATCGCCGGCGGTTCCTCGCGGATCGTGGTGAACCTGGAGAACACGGCGTTTATGGATTCCTCCGGCCTCGGCGCGCTGATCGGCTGCCTCAAGGCCGCCCGCCAGGCCGGCGGGGACCTGCGCATCGCAGCGGTCCAGCCGCAGGTGAAAATGGTTCTTGAGCTGACCAGCATGGACCGGGTGTTGACTGCCTACGCCTCCGCCGACGAGGCGTTCAGCAATGACTGA
- a CDS encoding ATP-binding protein — translation MTEVLARRTFRGLSTVEAIDSVHNELDKLWADAPFVQAMDQMTFTTAVIESASNIVQHAQPAKAQKPVELGVDISVQPSLLQARVSAFFAKPPFGPLEPGSPDDDSESGRGLALIEALVTTVTFERQDGTNTWILSRTSQP, via the coding sequence ATGACTGAGGTCCTGGCCCGGCGGACCTTCCGCGGACTGTCCACGGTCGAGGCCATCGACTCCGTGCACAACGAATTGGACAAGCTCTGGGCGGACGCGCCGTTCGTCCAGGCCATGGACCAGATGACGTTCACTACGGCGGTGATCGAGTCCGCGTCCAACATCGTCCAGCACGCGCAGCCGGCCAAGGCGCAGAAACCGGTGGAGCTGGGAGTGGACATCAGCGTCCAGCCCTCCCTCCTGCAGGCCCGGGTCAGCGCGTTCTTCGCCAAGCCCCCGTTCGGCCCCCTGGAACCGGGAAGCCCGGACGACGATTCGGAATCCGGCCGCGGCCTGGCGCTCATCGAGGCCCTGGTGACCACCGTGACCTTCGAACGGCAGGACGGCACCAACACCTGGATCCTGTCCCGGACGTCACAGCCCTGA